The Methylomonas montana genome has a window encoding:
- a CDS encoding Gfo/Idh/MocA family protein, which translates to MVRVAVVGLGKMGLSHLAIIKAHPNVEVAAVCDAAGYVLDVLNKYTGVRTFTDYDAMLRDAELDAVIIATPSSMHGPMVRKALDQGLHVFCEKPFSVDSQEADELAALAVEKGVVNQVGYHYRFVGAFQEVKRLLELGAIGEVSHVLAEAYGPVVMRPKGSSWRTQRTAGGGCLYDYAAHPLNLLNWYLGMPHGVGGSILNSIFSKETDDEVFGTLYFDGGKSAQISVNWSDESYRKMSTKISIWGTTGRIIADRQEIQVYLRDTARIPDGYQLGWNVRNTTELTDEVWFYVRGEEYSAQLDYFVNCIAEKRLENVNSFTSAAETDKVIAMMIADAQKGASVGNDQVLSVAPTKKRGIFSFLQS; encoded by the coding sequence GTGGTTCGTGTAGCGGTTGTAGGTTTAGGAAAAATGGGCTTGTCGCATCTCGCCATTATCAAAGCACATCCGAACGTGGAAGTTGCAGCGGTCTGCGATGCCGCAGGTTATGTTTTGGACGTGCTGAATAAATATACCGGCGTGCGCACTTTTACGGATTACGACGCCATGCTGCGCGACGCCGAACTGGATGCTGTCATTATCGCCACGCCATCCAGCATGCATGGCCCCATGGTGCGCAAGGCACTCGACCAGGGTTTGCACGTATTCTGCGAAAAGCCGTTCAGTGTGGATAGTCAAGAGGCGGATGAATTGGCGGCGTTGGCGGTCGAAAAAGGCGTCGTCAACCAGGTGGGCTATCACTACCGTTTTGTTGGGGCTTTCCAGGAAGTAAAGCGCCTTCTCGAGTTAGGCGCCATTGGCGAGGTATCGCATGTGCTCGCCGAAGCTTACGGCCCCGTGGTGATGCGGCCGAAGGGCAGTTCATGGCGCACCCAGCGCACGGCTGGCGGCGGCTGTCTCTATGACTACGCCGCGCACCCGCTCAACTTATTGAATTGGTATCTGGGCATGCCTCACGGTGTTGGCGGCAGCATATTGAACAGCATTTTTTCAAAAGAAACCGACGACGAAGTATTCGGCACACTGTATTTCGATGGTGGTAAGAGCGCGCAAATATCAGTCAACTGGAGCGACGAATCTTATCGGAAGATGAGCACGAAGATTAGTATTTGGGGCACAACCGGCCGGATTATTGCCGATCGGCAGGAAATACAGGTTTATCTGCGAGATACCGCAAGGATACCCGATGGTTATCAATTGGGTTGGAATGTTCGCAATACCACCGAATTGACCGATGAAGTTTGGTTCTACGTCAGAGGCGAAGAATATTCGGCGCAACTCGATTATTTCGTTAACTGTATTGCGGAAAAACGCTTGGAAAACGTCAATTCATTTACCAGCGCCGCAGAAACCGACAAGGTCATCGCCATGATGATTGCCGATGCACAAAAAGGCGCGTCGGTCGGTAATGACCAGGTTTTGTCGGTCGCTCCCACCAAGAAACGCGGCATCTTTTCTTTTTTGCAATCTTGA
- a CDS encoding right-handed parallel beta-helix repeat-containing protein, producing MKHLINLWIVINLCWGVQAIAVDYYVNPNGDDSWSGSLKTPSSQLNDGPFKTLEKAKQAIRSLKQTHAFNDKVTVNIAGGIYYLNRPLSFNLMDSGFAGREIVWQGEPDAEVIISGGLPITCKKRDALIWDCPLTQLPENKDFFDTGRIKGNAPKFELYVNNQKLELARWPDQDWAHIKIPLDQKTQFSVMETMPPLSGEISAAQVHIFPGNDWFDQIIGIEAVNQTDNTIKMTTPTVYPLDSGRRFYIQNLPSLLNAPGEWFFDNNTKTISFIAPDGINPDTVVVSSLPNIVLADDISYLTFKNLSFQYSASAPVFIKNANNVVLDRLDISNVGGKGVIVKNGKNIQLINNNIHHTGAEGIAIAGGDKKSLQSSGNVIHNNHIHHNGTILLAYSPSIRLEGVGGKVTHNLLEYGPITGIIFLGNDHLIEKNEVHHFCLQAADCGAIYSGRDWSTRGNVIRNNYIHDVIGFGMKSVDVATNQVVYQSPNYAIGVYLDDGASGFDVSGNIFENVAMSLHIHGGRDNKIYNNYFKTNDFTIWVSLIPPVFLDQIQKTLDTSPYMTEIWKQKYPELATPMHNKAWPEGNRIERNIFVTSKPGGYSFRYFLPRDSTVIADNIIWSTTGKLAVDYNVLELNHKVGGAPWSEWVAQGIDKNGIIADPCVTIVNKKMITCAGSPIKDIGFQPLPSDIGLIQ from the coding sequence ATGAAGCACCTAATTAATCTTTGGATAGTGATAAACCTTTGCTGGGGTGTTCAGGCAATAGCTGTCGATTATTATGTTAATCCCAATGGCGACGACTCATGGTCTGGCAGTCTCAAAACGCCCAGTTCGCAGCTTAACGATGGACCGTTTAAAACCCTTGAAAAAGCCAAACAAGCCATCAGGAGTTTGAAGCAAACACACGCCTTTAACGACAAGGTTACCGTTAATATAGCGGGGGGTATTTATTATTTAAATCGGCCGCTCAGTTTTAATTTAATGGATTCCGGCTTTGCAGGTCGAGAAATCGTTTGGCAAGGCGAGCCTGATGCGGAAGTAATAATTAGCGGCGGGCTACCCATTACCTGTAAAAAGCGCGACGCGCTAATTTGGGACTGTCCGCTTACCCAATTGCCGGAGAATAAAGATTTTTTCGATACCGGGCGCATAAAAGGTAATGCACCGAAATTTGAACTGTATGTCAATAATCAAAAACTGGAATTGGCCCGCTGGCCGGATCAAGATTGGGCGCATATTAAAATTCCACTAGATCAGAAAACCCAGTTTTCGGTAATGGAAACTATGCCGCCACTGAGCGGAGAGATAAGCGCTGCCCAGGTACATATATTCCCTGGCAATGACTGGTTTGATCAAATTATTGGTATTGAGGCAGTTAATCAAACAGACAATACTATTAAAATGACAACACCAACTGTTTATCCGTTAGATAGCGGCAGGCGGTTTTACATTCAAAACCTACCGTCATTGCTGAATGCGCCCGGCGAATGGTTTTTCGACAACAATACTAAAACCATCAGCTTTATCGCGCCGGATGGTATTAACCCAGATACGGTTGTAGTGTCGTCTCTACCGAATATAGTGCTAGCTGACGATATTAGCTATTTAACTTTTAAAAATCTCAGTTTTCAATATAGCGCCAGCGCACCGGTTTTTATAAAAAATGCCAACAACGTTGTATTGGATAGATTGGATATTAGTAATGTTGGAGGCAAAGGGGTAATTGTAAAAAATGGAAAAAACATACAACTAATCAATAACAATATTCATCATACAGGCGCAGAGGGCATAGCCATTGCTGGCGGAGATAAAAAAAGCCTGCAATCGTCCGGCAATGTTATTCATAACAATCATATTCATCATAATGGTACGATATTGCTGGCCTATTCACCAAGTATTCGTTTGGAAGGAGTAGGTGGCAAAGTAACGCATAATCTATTGGAATATGGTCCGATTACCGGAATTATTTTTCTAGGTAACGATCACTTGATCGAAAAAAACGAAGTTCATCATTTCTGTTTACAAGCCGCAGATTGTGGCGCAATTTACAGCGGGCGAGATTGGTCTACACGGGGTAATGTCATTCGGAATAATTATATTCATGATGTTATTGGCTTCGGCATGAAGAGTGTGGATGTGGCAACAAATCAAGTGGTTTACCAATCGCCAAATTATGCTATAGGGGTATATTTGGATGACGGTGCCAGCGGCTTTGATGTCAGTGGTAATATTTTTGAAAACGTCGCTATGTCGCTCCATATTCATGGCGGGAGAGACAATAAAATTTACAATAACTATTTTAAAACCAATGATTTTACGATATGGGTTTCTCTGATCCCGCCTGTTTTTTTGGATCAAATTCAAAAAACACTGGATACGTCGCCCTATATGACAGAAATTTGGAAGCAAAAATATCCGGAATTGGCTACTCCCATGCATAATAAAGCCTGGCCCGAAGGAAACCGGATAGAGCGCAATATATTTGTTACCAGCAAACCGGGTGGTTATTCATTTCGATATTTTTTACCGAGGGATTCTACGGTTATTGCCGATAATATAATTTGGTCCACTACAGGCAAACTGGCGGTCGACTATAACGTGCTTGAATTGAACCATAAAGTCGGCGGAGCACCTTGGTCGGAATGGGTGGCGCAAGGCATAGACAAAAACGGCATTATTGCCGACCCGTGCGTGACCATCGTTAACAAAAAAATGATCACCTGTGCCGGGTCGCCTATTAAAGACATCGGTTTTCAACCCTTACCAAGCGATATAGGCCTCATTCAATAA
- a CDS encoding FKBP-type peptidyl-prolyl cis-trans isomerase — MFSMANANTPAENKAAGEKFLADNAKNAGVIATASGLQYLVFNEGTGAAPKATDNVTVHYKGTTIDGKEFDSSYGRGAPATFPLNRVIAGWTEGLQLMKEGAKYRFFIPSNLAYGERGAGRDIGPNAALIFDVELIKVN; from the coding sequence ATGTTCTCAATGGCCAATGCCAATACCCCAGCCGAAAACAAAGCCGCAGGCGAAAAATTTCTGGCGGATAACGCCAAAAACGCCGGCGTGATCGCTACCGCCAGCGGTCTGCAATACCTGGTCTTCAACGAAGGTACAGGCGCCGCACCTAAAGCCACCGACAATGTCACCGTGCATTACAAAGGCACCACCATCGACGGCAAGGAATTCGATAGCTCCTATGGCCGCGGCGCGCCGGCGACTTTTCCATTGAATCGGGTGATTGCCGGTTGGACCGAAGGATTGCAATTGATGAAAGAAGGCGCCAAATACCGCTTTTTCATCCCATCCAATCTGGCGTATGGCGAGCGTGGCGCTGGCCGTGACATCGGTCCTAATGCCGCGCTGATTTTTGATGTGGAATTGATCAAGGTCAACTAA
- a CDS encoding transglycosylase SLT domain-containing protein — translation MKRRIIFLASLVVLSACATMPPKNTENICQIFREKDDWYQATLSSARRWGVPIAVQMAIIHQESSFVADAQPPRPLILGFIPWFRSSSAYGYPQAKDETWADYQQKAGNWWADREDFSDSCDFVAWYCATSNRKLGIPTSDTNKLYLTYHEGLGGFQRNSYLSKQWLLNTAQKVHQRALRYDAQLATCRQELDTKN, via the coding sequence ATGAAACGCAGAATAATTTTTCTCGCAAGTCTAGTCGTTTTATCGGCCTGTGCAACCATGCCACCGAAAAACACCGAAAATATTTGCCAGATTTTTCGTGAAAAAGACGATTGGTATCAAGCGACATTAAGTTCAGCGCGACGCTGGGGTGTGCCTATTGCGGTGCAAATGGCCATCATCCATCAAGAATCCAGCTTTGTCGCCGACGCCCAGCCGCCCCGGCCGTTGATCCTAGGCTTCATCCCCTGGTTTCGCTCCAGCAGCGCTTACGGTTATCCGCAAGCCAAGGACGAAACCTGGGCAGACTATCAGCAAAAAGCCGGCAATTGGTGGGCGGATCGCGAAGACTTTTCCGACAGCTGCGACTTTGTGGCCTGGTATTGCGCGACCAGCAATCGCAAACTCGGCATCCCGACTTCGGACACCAATAAATTGTATCTAACCTATCACGAAGGTCTCGGCGGCTTTCAGCGCAACAGCTATTTATCCAAGCAATGGCTGCTGAATACCGCACAAAAAGTCCATCAACGCGCGTTACGTTACGATGCGCAACTGGCGACCTGCCGGCAAGAGCTGGACACTAAAAACTGA
- a CDS encoding PilZ domain-containing protein produces the protein MPTTENRAYRKNLTSHGLLYMGYEEHEIWVVNLSLSGLLAVLKVKPQINDIKDIFTALQVSPIVDFYLPEIRLAGEAEVARAEATEDGFQIAIEFRNLSYDTDNLLYSRRAYRKNMTAPGHIIFNDTDYAFNTENVSVDGLMIRMLGRIDVAEGTVTGFEYHHLGLSGEATVIWSEHDDISTLMGLQYLHMERDSIKGIPIFRYPPLTSD, from the coding sequence ATGCCAACGACTGAAAACCGCGCCTACCGCAAAAACCTCACCAGCCACGGCCTGCTCTACATGGGCTACGAAGAACACGAAATTTGGGTCGTGAATCTTTCGCTGTCCGGGTTGCTGGCGGTGTTAAAGGTCAAACCGCAGATTAACGACATTAAGGACATTTTTACCGCACTGCAAGTTTCGCCTATTGTCGATTTTTACCTCCCTGAAATACGCTTGGCGGGGGAAGCGGAAGTCGCTCGAGCCGAAGCAACCGAAGACGGTTTTCAGATAGCGATAGAATTTCGCAATTTGTCCTACGATACCGACAATTTGCTTTATAGCCGCCGCGCTTATCGCAAAAACATGACGGCTCCCGGCCACATCATTTTCAACGATACCGATTATGCCTTCAATACCGAAAACGTTTCAGTGGATGGTTTAATGATACGCATGCTCGGCAGGATAGATGTTGCGGAAGGCACGGTGACCGGGTTTGAATACCATCATCTTGGCCTGAGCGGAGAGGCGACAGTGATCTGGAGCGAACATGACGACATTTCGACGCTGATGGGCTTGCAATACCTACATATGGAACGAGACAGCATCAAAGGCATCCCGATTTTTCGCTACCCACCTTTGACTTCAGATTGA
- a CDS encoding glycosyl transferase family protein — protein MSLLTQEHPFAEFIKILGKGKKGARPLTQDEAYRAMQMILADGQVEPIQLGAFLMLMRVKEETCEELAGFVQAARESFAFEAKVSVDLDWSSYAGKRRHLPWFLLSTLLLAENGIRVFMHGAGGHTEGRLYTENALQALGIKAATSIAEAGQQLERDNFSYLSLEYICPKLYDMINLRPVMGLRSPVHTLVRLLNPFDASHSIQGIFHPSYRQVHQKAALLLDQKNMAVLKGEGGETERNPDVECLVQSVSDGELEDETWPALFERRHMKAEDLDPQLLAQFWQGELSDEFGEATVIGTAAIALKLLGKADSQQQAQQLAMQFWTTRNRQRFSI, from the coding sequence ATGAGCTTGTTGACCCAGGAACATCCGTTCGCGGAATTTATCAAGATACTCGGCAAGGGCAAAAAAGGCGCCCGGCCGCTGACGCAAGACGAAGCCTATCGGGCGATGCAAATGATCTTGGCCGACGGCCAGGTCGAGCCGATTCAACTTGGCGCATTTTTGATGTTGATGCGAGTCAAGGAAGAAACCTGCGAAGAGCTGGCCGGCTTCGTGCAAGCCGCGCGGGAAAGCTTTGCATTCGAAGCCAAAGTGTCGGTCGATCTGGACTGGTCGTCCTACGCCGGCAAACGCCGTCATTTACCCTGGTTTTTATTGTCCACGCTACTGCTGGCGGAAAACGGCATTAGGGTTTTCATGCACGGCGCCGGCGGCCATACCGAGGGCCGTTTGTATACCGAGAATGCGCTGCAAGCCTTGGGGATTAAGGCCGCAACCTCGATAGCCGAAGCCGGCCAGCAATTGGAGCGGGACAATTTCAGTTATCTATCGCTGGAATATATCTGTCCGAAACTGTACGACATGATCAATCTGCGGCCGGTGATGGGTTTACGCTCGCCGGTTCATACGCTGGTTAGATTATTAAATCCGTTCGACGCCAGCCATAGCATTCAGGGCATCTTCCATCCCAGCTATCGGCAGGTTCATCAAAAGGCCGCACTGTTGCTGGATCAAAAAAACATGGCGGTATTAAAAGGCGAAGGCGGTGAAACCGAGCGCAACCCGGATGTGGAATGCCTGGTACAGAGCGTGAGCGACGGTGAGCTTGAGGACGAAACCTGGCCAGCCCTATTCGAACGCCGACATATGAAAGCCGAAGATTTAGATCCTCAATTGCTAGCGCAATTCTGGCAAGGCGAGCTTAGCGACGAGTTTGGCGAAGCAACGGTGATTGGTACTGCGGCGATAGCCTTGAAACTGCTCGGCAAGGCCGATAGCCAGCAACAAGCTCAGCAATTGGCGATGCAGTTTTGGACAACCCGCAATCGGCAGCGTTTTTCAATCTGA
- the cyoE gene encoding heme o synthase, translating to MTDTTSALSWKDYLELCKPRVVALIVFTAIVGMLLAVPGMPPLDKFFYGSIGIALAASSAAAINHFIDQKADAEMGRTKNRPLPTGHLNSHQVLVFASLIGFVAMAILTIKINVLTAFLTFLSLIGYALIYTVYLKKMTPQNIVIGGAAGAAPPVLGWAAITGEVHPYALLLFLIIFVWTPPHFWALAIAKREEYAKVSIPMLPVTHGVEFTRLQILLYTILLLISTLLPYLTGMSGLIYLVAAVLLGLGFIYYAIQMMRKKDNKTAMRTFGYSIVYLMLIFAALLIDHYFPLSFS from the coding sequence ATGACCGACACAACTTCCGCGCTATCCTGGAAAGACTACTTAGAGCTCTGTAAGCCCAGAGTGGTGGCATTGATCGTGTTTACCGCCATCGTCGGCATGTTGCTGGCCGTGCCGGGCATGCCGCCACTGGACAAGTTTTTCTACGGCAGCATAGGCATCGCCCTAGCGGCATCCTCGGCAGCGGCGATCAATCATTTCATCGATCAAAAAGCCGATGCGGAAATGGGCCGCACCAAAAACCGTCCGCTGCCTACCGGTCATTTGAACTCTCATCAAGTCTTGGTGTTTGCCAGCTTGATCGGTTTTGTAGCCATGGCAATACTAACCATCAAGATCAATGTGTTGACCGCCTTCCTGACCTTTTTGTCGCTGATCGGCTATGCGCTGATTTATACGGTATACCTCAAAAAAATGACGCCGCAGAATATCGTGATCGGCGGCGCGGCCGGCGCGGCACCACCGGTATTGGGGTGGGCGGCGATTACCGGTGAAGTGCATCCGTATGCGTTGTTGCTGTTTTTGATTATCTTCGTCTGGACCCCGCCGCATTTCTGGGCGCTGGCCATCGCCAAACGCGAAGAATACGCCAAGGTTTCCATCCCGATGTTGCCGGTGACGCATGGCGTGGAATTCACCCGTCTGCAAATTTTGTTGTACACCATCCTGTTGCTGATCTCCACCCTGCTGCCCTATCTGACCGGCATGAGCGGCTTGATTTATTTAGTGGCGGCGGTGTTGCTGGGGTTGGGCTTTATCTATTACGCGATTCAAATGATGCGCAAGAAGGACAACAAAACCGCGATGCGCACCTTCGGTTATTCCATTGTTTATTTGATGCTGATTTTCGCGGCATTGCTGATCGATCATTACTTCCCACTGTCATTCTCATGA
- a CDS encoding M16 family metallopeptidase, with translation MNYRLAALALLCPAVLAHAENSKVHEHVFSNGLKLLVKEDHRSPVVVSQVWYKVGSSYEPGGITGISHMLEHMMFKGTEKYPAGEFSRIIAENGGNENAFTGQDYTAYFQTLEKSRLEISFKLESDRMRNLNLQAEELKRELEVVTEERRMRTDDQPRSKVHEQFMATAFTNSPYKNPVIGWPSDIANYKVEDLQAWYQQWYAPNNATLVVVGDVDAQQVEKLAEQYFAPLQPSVLKPVKPQDESEQRGVRRITVKAPAKLPYLMMGYKVPVLKTAKPEWEAYALEVLAGVLDGGDSARLSSRLIRGKQIAVAAGAGYDLTSRLPEMFLLEATPAEGKTVFDLEYALLDEVYQLKNELIDKDELQRIKAQVLASAVYQKDSNFYQAMQLGTLETVGIGWQKADEYVNKVNQVTAEQVREVARKYLIEDTLTVAYLDPQPITQASKPAKAIGAHHAF, from the coding sequence ATGAACTATAGGCTCGCGGCGTTAGCGCTGCTTTGTCCTGCTGTGTTGGCGCACGCCGAGAATAGCAAGGTACACGAACATGTTTTTAGCAACGGCTTGAAACTATTGGTAAAGGAGGATCATCGTTCGCCGGTGGTAGTATCGCAGGTTTGGTACAAGGTTGGGTCCAGTTACGAGCCCGGCGGCATCACCGGCATCTCGCACATGCTGGAACACATGATGTTCAAGGGTACCGAAAAATATCCAGCCGGCGAGTTTTCCCGGATCATCGCCGAAAACGGCGGCAACGAGAATGCCTTTACCGGCCAGGATTACACCGCTTATTTTCAAACCCTGGAAAAGTCGCGCCTGGAGATCAGTTTTAAACTGGAAAGCGACCGGATGCGCAACCTCAATCTGCAAGCCGAGGAATTGAAAAGAGAATTGGAAGTCGTCACCGAGGAACGGCGGATGCGCACCGACGATCAGCCTCGCTCCAAAGTTCACGAGCAATTCATGGCCACCGCGTTTACTAACAGTCCTTACAAGAATCCGGTAATCGGCTGGCCGTCCGACATCGCCAATTACAAAGTCGAAGACCTGCAAGCCTGGTATCAGCAATGGTACGCCCCGAATAATGCCACGCTGGTAGTGGTGGGCGACGTCGATGCCCAGCAAGTGGAAAAACTCGCCGAGCAGTATTTCGCGCCGCTGCAACCCAGCGTGCTGAAACCGGTAAAACCGCAGGACGAAAGTGAGCAGCGCGGCGTGCGGCGCATTACCGTCAAAGCACCCGCCAAACTGCCCTACCTGATGATGGGGTACAAAGTGCCGGTGTTGAAAACCGCCAAGCCGGAATGGGAAGCCTACGCGCTGGAAGTGTTGGCTGGCGTGCTGGACGGCGGCGATAGCGCCCGTTTGTCTTCGCGCTTGATCAGAGGCAAGCAGATCGCGGTAGCGGCCGGTGCCGGTTACGACCTGACCTCACGCTTGCCCGAGATGTTCTTGCTGGAAGCGACCCCGGCGGAAGGCAAAACCGTTTTCGATCTGGAATATGCCTTGTTGGACGAGGTCTATCAATTGAAAAACGAACTGATCGACAAGGACGAATTACAACGCATCAAGGCCCAGGTACTGGCCAGCGCGGTGTATCAAAAAGACTCCAACTTCTATCAGGCCATGCAATTAGGCACGCTGGAAACGGTTGGTATCGGTTGGCAAAAAGCCGACGAGTATGTGAACAAGGTCAATCAAGTCACCGCCGAGCAGGTTAGGGAAGTGGCGCGTAAATACTTGATCGAAGATACGCTGACCGTCGCTTATCTCGATCCGCAACCGATTACCCAAGCCAGCAAACCTGCAAAAGCCATAGGAGCCCATCATGCGTTTTAA
- a CDS encoding M16 family metallopeptidase produces MRFNLIGLALLLLSQTVWSAAKIENWQTPQGSRIYYVRTAGLPMVDVRVVFDAGSARDEAQFGVAALTSALLDSGAGNLNADDIAQRFESVGAQYSAGVSEDMAWLAVRTLTEKALFDKALATFETVLTQPAFNEADFQREKARTLAGLKHREESPGELAGIAFNKALYGDHPYAHPEAGIVETVAGFSAADLKNFYQKHYVAANAMVVIVGDVSREQAERTANELLSKLPVGSKPAEIPAVTMPSKASKQHIEFPSTQTHVLVGLPGTYRKDPDYFALYVGNHILGGASMVSRLFDEVREKRGLAYSAHSMFAPLYRQGPFMMSLQTRNDQAEQALDVLHKTFDEFLNKGPTDAELTAAKQNITGGFAMRFDTNSKLTDYVAMIGFYQQPLDYLDTFQSNVEAVSIEQIKDAFKRRVKPELLQTVTVGQK; encoded by the coding sequence ATGCGTTTTAATTTAATCGGCTTGGCACTTTTGCTGTTGAGCCAAACTGTCTGGTCCGCCGCCAAAATCGAAAACTGGCAAACGCCGCAAGGCAGCCGTATTTATTACGTGCGCACCGCCGGCTTGCCGATGGTCGATGTACGGGTGGTATTCGATGCCGGCAGCGCCCGCGATGAAGCGCAATTCGGCGTCGCCGCGCTGACCTCCGCGTTACTGGACAGCGGCGCCGGTAATTTGAACGCCGACGACATCGCCCAGCGTTTCGAATCGGTCGGCGCGCAATACTCGGCTGGCGTCAGCGAAGACATGGCCTGGCTAGCGGTACGGACGCTGACCGAGAAAGCCTTGTTCGATAAAGCGCTGGCCACTTTCGAAACCGTGTTGACGCAGCCGGCCTTTAACGAAGCCGACTTTCAACGCGAGAAAGCCCGCACCTTGGCCGGTTTGAAACATCGCGAAGAATCGCCTGGCGAGCTGGCTGGCATTGCCTTCAACAAAGCGCTTTACGGCGATCATCCCTACGCCCATCCGGAGGCCGGTATCGTCGAAACCGTGGCCGGTTTTAGCGCCGCCGATCTGAAAAACTTTTATCAAAAACACTATGTGGCTGCCAACGCAATGGTGGTGATCGTCGGCGACGTCAGCCGCGAGCAAGCCGAGCGCACCGCGAACGAACTGCTGAGCAAATTACCGGTTGGCAGCAAACCCGCCGAGATTCCAGCGGTGACGATGCCAAGCAAAGCCAGCAAACAACATATCGAGTTCCCTTCCACGCAAACCCATGTCTTGGTGGGCTTGCCGGGCACCTACCGTAAAGACCCGGATTATTTTGCCTTGTATGTTGGCAATCATATCCTAGGCGGTGCCAGCATGGTTTCCAGATTGTTTGACGAAGTGCGGGAAAAACGTGGCTTGGCTTATAGCGCCCACAGTATGTTTGCCCCGCTGTACCGGCAAGGCCCGTTCATGATGAGTCTGCAAACCCGTAACGACCAAGCCGAGCAGGCTTTGGACGTGCTACACAAGACCTTCGATGAATTTTTGAATAAAGGCCCGACCGATGCAGAGTTGACCGCTGCCAAGCAAAATATCACCGGCGGCTTTGCGATGCGTTTCGATACCAACAGCAAGCTGACCGACTACGTGGCCATGATCGGTTTTTATCAGCAGCCGCTGGATTATCTGGATACCTTTCAGAGCAATGTCGAAGCCGTCAGCATCGAGCAAATCAAGGATGCGTTCAAACGCCGGGTAAAACCGGAATTGTTGCAAACCGTGACAGTAGGTCAGAAATAA